Genomic segment of Deltaproteobacteria bacterium:
TGCTGAAAAAATTCACCTTAAAATACCTCTTATTCGGGGAATCCAGTTCCGTTGATTCTGGATTGCCCGGACAAGCCGGGCAATGACATTTTTATTATCTTTTGTGTCTTTTTCAGAAATGCGGGTTTCATATTCTATTACGCTCCCTTCTTAAATGGCAGCGACAGACTGTATTTCAGGGCATCAGGTTTGCACTTTGCTATGCACCTTCCGCAGTTATCGCATTCCATACCGAACTCACCCCTCATCGGGTTAAGTCCGAACTCACACGCCAGATTGCATTTGCCGCAGTCATCGCATAGTTGCTTGTCAAATTCCACTTTGACAAGCCTTTTAATGCCGAGCAGCGACCACAATGCCCCGCCGGGACAAAAATATCTGCACCATGCCCGCTGGGAAAAAGATATTTCAATAAAGAGGAGGACTATCAAAACACTCAACCCTATGCCGAATGAACGAAAATAGAAAAAATGCAAGACCTCTCTGTTTAAGATTATAGGGGGATATAAGAAATAAAGGACATGTGTGCCGATTATAATGGAAATAATAGAGCCTGTAATCAAGAGCATATATTTATGAAGCCTGTTAAAACCTATATTCAAAGGCTTTATATTCAATTTCATAAGGAGTTTTCTAAACATATTATTCAGTTCAAATATGAGGTTCATGGGGCATATCCAACTGCAGTAAACCCTGCCAAAGATAAGGGTGAGTCCTACGAGAAAAAGACTGGATACTAAAAAACTTAAATAAAAGGTTTTACTGCTGAATATATAACCCAAAAATGCAAGCGGGTCTGTTATGGTAAAACCAAAGACTGTAAATGACCAGAAGAGCGTCCCTTTAATCTCGCTTATTACTGTTATAGGGTCGTCTACAAATATTTTAAAGAGCCTGTCAGTAAATTTAAACGCGCCC
This window contains:
- a CDS encoding 4Fe-4S binding protein, with the protein product MLQIIRRTIQIFVLILVFLLPFLGLLEIVEAYYRGHYVYMTKGDAWQGAFKFTDRLFKIFVDDPITVISEIKGTLFWSFTVFGFTITDPLAFLGYIFSSKTFYLSFLVSSLFLVGLTLIFGRVYCSWICPMNLIFELNNMFRKLLMKLNIKPLNIGFNRLHKYMLLITGSIISIIIGTHVLYFLYPPIILNREVLHFFYFRSFGIGLSVLIVLLFIEISFSQRAWCRYFCPGGALWSLLGIKRLVKVEFDKQLCDDCGKCNLACEFGLNPMRGEFGMECDNCGRCIAKCKPDALKYSLSLPFKKGA